The Polynucleobacter sp. MWH-UH2A DNA segment ATATTCATATTGATGCGTATTCAGTGTTGAGACACGCCACTCTAATGGCTCATCCTGCATACCAAGTGCGACCCTACGGATGATGAGGACTGGAGAATTTGGCTTTAGACCCAACCACTCTGAATACTGCTTTCCTGCTAGGCCCGCTCTTAAACGCTCACTACTTCGCACAACTGTTTGACCGTACTTCATTTGATACAACTGGTAAATACTGCCTTCACGCTGAATAAAGTCGGTGCGAGTGAGATTTTTGAAACGTCTTTTATCTAGAGTGATATGGTCAATCATGACGCATTTTTCATCTAGATATAGGCAATTTATTAAACGCCAAACGGGTGAGCCTTCTTTGATCTGGAGTTTAATTGCCTCTTCTTTGCTCGCAATAGCAGAATTCAAAGAAACTAAATCTACTCGTGGATTAATTTTCTTGTCAGCATCATGCTTAACAACATGAAAAAAGTAATACAGCAGGCGCTTAACATCATGCTCGGCAACAAAAGTGCCTTTACCTTGTCGGCGAACCACAATGCCCTCTGCTACTAATTCATCAACCGCTTTGCGTAGCGTGCCAATCGAAACATCTAATTCTTTAGATAAATCCTTTTCGGCAGGCAAAGCCTGCCCCATAGGAAAACGACCCCTGACCAGATCTTCGGTGATCTTTTGCTTTACCTCTTGATAAGCAGTCAGGGATCTCATGCTCTACTTAAGCAGATTCATACAAGCGAGTTAATACAAACTCACGGTGACCGAGAATCTCAGAAGCAGTTAACTCACCATCTGCTGTACGCAAAAGGCATTCCAACAACTTATCGCCAGCCTGATCCATATTTTCTTCACGACGCAAAATACCTGACACGTCAACGTCAATATGCTCACTCATAGTACGAACAGTTTTTGGATTCGCGCAAATCTTAATTACTGGAAGAATTGCATTGCCAATCACGTTACCTTGGCCCGTTGGGAAGAAATGCGCTGCAAAACCAGCCGCTGCACATAAGGTCACCATCTCTGCTGCCGCTGATGAGGAGT contains these protein-coding regions:
- a CDS encoding GntR family transcriptional regulator, producing the protein MRSLTAYQEVKQKITEDLVRGRFPMGQALPAEKDLSKELDVSIGTLRKAVDELVAEGIVVRRQGKGTFVAEHDVKRLLYYFFHVVKHDADKKINPRVDLVSLNSAIASKEEAIKLQIKEGSPVWRLINCLYLDEKCVMIDHITLDKRRFKNLTRTDFIQREGSIYQLYQMKYGQTVVRSSERLRAGLAGKQYSEWLGLKPNSPVLIIRRVALGMQDEPLEWRVSTLNTHQYEYFSELVV